A window of the Dickeya dianthicola NCPPB 453 genome harbors these coding sequences:
- the ruvA gene encoding Holliday junction branch migration protein RuvA, with protein MIGRLRGIVLEKQPPLVLIEASGVGYEVHMPMTCFYELPDLGQEAVIFTHFVVREDAQLLFGFNNKQERSLFRELIKVNGVGPKLALAILSGMSAQQFVNAVERQEINTLVKLPGVGKKTAERLVVEMKDRFKGLNGDLFNAASDISLPAAANAEPEADPQAEAEAALVALGYKPQEAGRMVSNVARPGADCETLIREALRAAL; from the coding sequence GTGATAGGTCGTCTCAGAGGCATCGTACTGGAAAAACAGCCGCCACTGGTCTTGATTGAAGCCAGCGGCGTCGGCTATGAAGTTCATATGCCGATGACCTGCTTTTACGAGTTGCCGGATCTCGGCCAGGAAGCGGTGATTTTTACCCATTTTGTGGTGCGTGAAGACGCGCAATTACTGTTTGGTTTCAACAATAAACAAGAGCGTTCTCTGTTCCGCGAGCTGATCAAAGTGAATGGTGTGGGGCCGAAACTGGCGCTGGCGATTTTGTCCGGCATGTCGGCCCAGCAGTTCGTCAACGCGGTGGAACGTCAGGAAATCAACACGCTGGTGAAATTGCCGGGCGTGGGCAAGAAAACGGCAGAACGTCTGGTCGTGGAAATGAAAGACCGTTTTAAAGGGTTGAATGGCGATCTGTTCAACGCTGCCAGCGATATTTCCTTGCCGGCGGCGGCTAATGCGGAACCGGAGGCGGATCCGCAGGCGGAAGCCGAAGCGGCGCTGGTCGCCCTCGGTTATAAACCGCAGGAGGCCGGCCGGATGGTGAGCAACGTGGCGCGGCCGGGCGCCGA